In Takifugu flavidus isolate HTHZ2018 chromosome 1, ASM371156v2, whole genome shotgun sequence, the DNA window CGTCATTAGGATATGAAAGTACTCGGAGCTGATATTGGCTCGAGTCTCTTCCTCAGCAACAAACAATTTCTTTCATTTGCAGAAAACAATCATGCAATGCAAATAATGTTTTAACCGAATTCAGTCTGGTGGCTAAAAGCCATTGGATTTAACTTGTAGTAAATAGTTAAGAATTTTTATTGAGCAACTGCAGTTTTATTAGTGAAGAAAATGAACTCTCAAGTGTGCCACAAATGTGCCGTGTCTAGCTTACTCTTGCCACATTCAGGATTTACTGGCATCAGTTACAAAATGGTTGTTGATCACGTTTGTCTGGAGCAGCTGCCAGAAAGAACAttaagtttctgtctgtctgtctgtctgtctgtctgtctgtctgtctgtctgtctgtctgtaagtttgtgtgtgtgtgcagctttaATTGCATATATTTACTCTGCTCTTAGCTCCTTTTGCACACGATTaaggtaaaaacaaaaagaatcatTCAGGTGTTTCTTTTCAGAATTGACCGTGCTGTTGCGACTCACCAGTCCGATGAGGCTCACTATACTAATGTCAAGGCTGACGTTCTGCAGAGCAGTCATCACAACCTGAGGATCGCTGCAGGAGATTGTGAGTAACCAAGCAGAAACATACATTATCGGAGCTGAGAGGAAAGTGCAAATCACCATCCCGGCGGTGACCTGATACAAAgcacaacaaaaatgaaattattaGTCACGGagttacaaaataaaaaggtcaGATTAGAAGGTAGTGGTTGGATGGTGGAAGACTCACAACTTCTATCTCTGCATTGTAGTAGACAGCATAGATTCCCACACTCGGTGCCGTGGGAAAAACACCATAAAGAAAGGCGTAGTTGGAGAGACTTGAGTCATTTGAAGGGCTGCGGTTGGTGTCCAAGACATCCACCATGTCCTTACAAAGCAGGGGCATTAGCAGCCTGAAAGTTGAACAAAAGGGGAGAATGTCTGTGCAAAGTCTTCTGAAACCTGCATCCTCAAAACCATCACGTACAAAACAAGCTTCACAGACATCTGACGTTCTCTCCAGAAAAGGGTGACAGTAATAAAAGACATCTGGATGATTACAGAAAGATGCTGTTGTACTCACAGTTTTGCTGTAATAAGCAGTATCAGTGTCACAACTGTGGATCTGGTTAATTTCCCTAACTGGCCCACCATGGACAGACCCAGGTAGAACAGAGCTGTTCCCCCGAAAGAGTTGGCCAAACCATCCACAAACTGGCCAATGACGGCAGGAATCGTCCGCTGCAGGAGAAAGTGAGCGATGATGCCGATGACAACCATGAACACCAGCGGGTTCCTCAGGACCTGTGAGATGATGACCCCCACGATATACAGTTTACTCTGCTGCCGGTTCTCCTGATTCTTCCACTTTTGGATCTCGCATAGAGCAAATCCAATAGGATTTAAAACAATGAGGGACACAGGTGCGACCAGGTAAATGTACTGAACGTATTCTGGGTATGTGCTCTTGTATAAGGCCTCAACTGTGGGTACAAAGAAAGACACACAATTAATCAGCTCACATTAACACACAGTAATACAGCACAGTTATCAGCATGCAGCATGTCAGAGTTCAGTGAGTTAACTTACCGATAGGATAACCCAGGGCGAAGTCGTTGCTCTGGGTGGCGAAGATTGAGAAGAGCCCTGCCTTGCTGTACCGGCTGTCCGGGCAGGACACCACCAGCGTCAGGACGCACACGATGACAAACACGCACACTTTGGCCAGGAGGATGGCCCAGAGAAAAGACCAGACGACGTGATCAAAGTTCAGCAGCACCATGTTCTTGAACAACAGCGCCGGGAGTGCGAACATGGACACAAAGTTGCCCAGTCCTTTGGCCTGAGTGCTGGTAATTATGTTGGCTCTCCCCGCGATGTATCCGCACAGTATAATCCCAAAGCACTGCAGGAGAGCCGGGAAGAGCTTGTCGATGGACACGCTGGAGTGGAGCGCTGATAAATGGCGCTGCTCCGTGGTGTTAAAGTTCAGTTTCTCCATGGTGCCGATCATCGTCGCACTGTTCTCACACTTGTCAAAGGCATTGCGCCTAAAGTAGACGGGTTAGCCCAGTTATAATCAGCGGAAACGAAACACGAAGCAACACCATGGCTAAAATTAATCTCGGTTATTACACACCCACGCTAAATCAGAATGAGTAACATACCGGTTCTGTTAGCATCCTCCCATTAGCCACCTCGTGTTGAGACCTGCTCTGGTGCACTAATCTAAGCGGGAAGACTCCGCCTATATATCTCAAGAAAAGAAGTCGCCATGAACGTTACTCAACCAGGACAACACCCCGGAGGAGTTTGTCTTTGTCTTACAGAACTCAGCAGCGTGGCTCCCACCTCGGAGCTTTCGTAAGCGTCAGTTGTCAACACCAGACTCGACCAATCACCTcttgaggagggggggtgggcgTGGCTTCCCCGCCCACCTGCCGTCCACGTGCGTTTCCTCTCGAGAACTCGGGGTCAGGTGACAGCTGGGTTCGGTTTGCAAATAACGTGTCATAAGCATGGAATAACGACTGTTATACACTCAGCGACACAGCTTTCTGGGTACCTATGAGCAGTGTCTCAGTTACGTGACAGAGAATTTTGCAGCAGAGATTATTTTGGCATTAATTTACTGAAGAAAATCTGGCAATTTGTTAATATTCTTTTAGAATTTATATTCAGAGAGTTAGTATAAATAGGATTTCCATAGGAGCATTTTTTTTATAAGAGGTTTCAAACTTcagcttgtttatttatttgttccctAAAGTATACAATAGACATACAATCTTCCtttatattgttttttaaataaatgcacaatGTAAGTTCACTCCTGATAAGCATATgtataaatgaaaataataataaaaaaaccaaCTCCTTGGACCTTGCAAACAAGAAAGATGAAGATATAAAGTGTTTGTTTGAAAACAGCATATTTCACAGTAGCAGTCTTTTTTGACCTCAGACCAGGGTTTCACAGCATGCTCAGCTCAATGAGCCGACCTGCAAACACACCCAGTGTTCCAATGAGACACACAGCCATGAACACGCACAGCAGAATGTGGTCCAGCACCATGGCCACAAACTTCCACTCTTCAGCAGCCTGAGTAGAGAACGACAGACATGTGACTCACACAAAAGCAAGATTATTAAACTAATATaacagttgttgttattttaaaattacattgTTAGACTCCTCATCTGATTTCATGGTTTCTGCAATGTATTTGACTCCCTCGATGGCGCTGCGGacgtcaggatttttggttAGGCTGGTCTGGTAGGGGACAGCTGTCGCCTGATTGCCTGAGATTTCAGAGATGTCGAAATCAGCAGCTTGGAtgcttttattctgcttttCCTTCCCGGGGCGCTTCATCGTGGAAAAGAACATGATGTTGGGGATGGTCTCTATAAAAACCTGTCATAAAAACAGTGACGCGCTGTAAATGTAGGTTAATAGAGGCACATaaacactagatggcagcataaCGCAAAGGCAAAAATGATCTGTTCGTGGTCGTGCAGAAGTCCTGCTCCAGTCAATCAGACCTAGAGTCAGAATATTTCTACTGACCGTGCGGACCCACTCAGGCATTGTGTGAGTGCTGGGAGAGCGATGGTGGGTGTTGATGacgatgacggtgatgatgatggaggcgATGACGAACACCATGGTGAACAGCATGTACTTCCCGATGAGAGGCACCGCGCTGGAGGTCGAGGGGATGAGCTCCACGATGACCAGCAGGAACACGGTCAgagacagcagcacagagatgCTGAGAGTCATCTTCTCCCCTGGGAGAACAGAAAGGACCATCTTTATGCTCAGTCGCTCGAAATGTCCGACCCAGGGTGTGTTCATTTTGGGATGTCCCCAAAATAAAGACCCAATAAGGCCACTATAAGGTGATTTAAGACTTGAgttttgttattttctgttaTGAAGATTATGCTTATGTTTAACAcaataatcacatttttaaGGCATTAATTACATATCTGCTTGGCTCAACTGTGCAGAGGAATCAGACAGTTTCAAAAGgcaaaaatgataaataaaaccccaaaaaccACAGATTTAATAGAGGGCGAGGCAAGGCATATTGTTGTTGCTCGGTCGCGTTTTCCCAGAGACAGCATCTCTTTGGCaccattttctctctcacactctgcTGTCAACATCCATATCAGAAACTGGAATCAAGTGATGTATTATACATTAAAGTGGAGGCTCGCTTTCAGACATGACAGCACAGAGGGACCCTGGGTAATGAGGCAGACCTACACACCAGGAGCACAGCCAGATGTGCACACATGCCGCACACATCCTGTAGCAGCCGCTGCAGAATTGAGTCAAGCTACCGCAGTCAAAAACACCGAATTGTTGCACAAACCTGCATTTAATCCTCtgataaaagcaaaaaaattcGGGGATCAtccttgaattttttttaaatggcaaatTTTACTGagtgaaaaaaaatctaattaagcACACCATATCATGATAGGATATTTATTTTActtaaattatatatataaataaacatcagcGAGGTGTGTGGGTATTGTTGGCTCATTCATGAATGTGAGAATGTGCAGGAACATACCAGAATCAGTGGGGAGGTAGAAGACGAGGCCcgtgaggaaggagaagagcaTACAGGGGATGATGACGTTGACGATGAAGTACAGTGGCAGCCGGAGCATGAGGAAGTGGTAGGTGATGTCCAGGTAAGGGGTGTCTGGGCAGCAGGCATAGTACACCCAGTGCTTCCATCCACGAAAGTCCTTCATCACCCATTCTCCACTTTCCATGAAGTTACTCAGATCAGGGCGATCGCTGTCCTAGTGGGCACACGCAATAATCAGTGTGATTATCCTGTTTAATAAAATCAGGTTTCAGGCTTTCTGTCAGATGCTAATAAGGGGTTAGCTTTCATAATCAACACAACACTGGTAACTCATAGCCACCCAAATTAGTCAGCTAGTTAAACAAGTGCCAAATTGCAtcatttaaaattttttttttttttaaatgggccAAGTTTCATTACTGGATTGACAACGACCAGGTTTCCATCGTAGGTCCAGGTTCCCAGCTTCATACTGCAGTTTTGGAGGTCAAAAGGGAAGTGCAGTACAATGATTTCACAGTAGCTTTTGAAGATGGCAGGAGGGTTCCAGGTGATCATGCCCGTGTGCT includes these proteins:
- the LOC130523118 gene encoding acetylcholine receptor subunit alpha-like — its product is MNTALFSFHLILLAGGAWASKDETRLVKTLFTGYNKVVRPVTHFKDPVVVTVGLQLIQLINVDEVNQIVSSNVRLKQQWKDVNLQWNPDDYGGIKKIRVPSTDIWRPDLVLYNNADGDFAIVHETKVLLEHTGMITWNPPAIFKSYCEIIVLHFPFDLQNCSMKLGTWTYDGNLVVVNPDSDRPDLSNFMESGEWVMKDFRGWKHWVYYACCPDTPYLDITYHFLMLRLPLYFIVNVIIPCMLFSFLTGLVFYLPTDSGEKMTLSISVLLSLTVFLLVIVELIPSTSSAVPLIGKYMLFTMVFVIASIIITVIVINTHHRSPSTHTMPEWVRTVFIETIPNIMFFSTMKRPGKEKQNKSIQAADFDISEISGNQATAVPYQTSLTKNPDVRSAIEGVKYIAETMKSDEESNNAAEEWKFVAMVLDHILLCVFMAVCLIGTLGVFAGRLIELSML